From Verrucomicrobiota bacterium, a single genomic window includes:
- a CDS encoding purine-nucleoside phosphorylase — MSPTLNPQIAAARLRKISKLRPTLAMVLGSGFQDALVELRVQARLAFGKLPGFPPVGVSGHAGQLLIGHLGGTPVLVLSGRAHFYEGHSMAAVTFPIRVLAEFGIRDLLLTNAAGGVNRRYRSGDFMCLTDHINFMGANPLRAGALRGRACFLDLTQTYDENLNRLLKRAARRSGVRLHSGVYLAVSGPSYETPAEILAFTRLGADVVGMSTVPEAIVARQCGLKVAAVSCITNLAARRGRDSLSHAEVLETAGKVKTMAAFLLKEFARLYGQHQ; from the coding sequence ATGTCTCCGACTCTTAATCCGCAGATCGCCGCCGCGCGTTTGAGAAAAATCTCAAAGCTCCGGCCAACGCTGGCGATGGTGCTGGGCAGCGGATTTCAGGATGCGCTGGTCGAACTGCGCGTGCAGGCCAGGCTGGCCTTTGGTAAGCTACCAGGTTTTCCACCGGTCGGGGTGAGTGGTCACGCGGGGCAATTGCTGATCGGACATCTGGGTGGTACGCCGGTGCTGGTGTTGAGCGGCCGGGCGCATTTTTACGAGGGGCATTCCATGGCGGCCGTGACGTTTCCGATTCGTGTGCTGGCGGAGTTTGGCATTCGCGATCTGCTGCTCACCAACGCGGCAGGTGGCGTCAACCGGCGTTATCGTTCGGGCGATTTCATGTGCTTGACCGACCACATCAATTTCATGGGCGCAAACCCGCTCAGAGCTGGGGCGTTGCGCGGTCGAGCTTGTTTTCTGGATCTGACGCAAACATATGACGAAAATCTGAATCGGCTGCTTAAAAGAGCGGCGCGTCGGAGCGGGGTGCGATTGCATTCGGGTGTTTACCTTGCGGTATCGGGCCCCAGTTACGAAACGCCGGCGGAAATCCTCGCGTTCACCCGGCTCGGAGCGGATGTTGTCGGGATGAGCACGGTGCCGGAAGCCATTGTGGCGCGGCAATGCGGCTTGAAAGTGGCGGCGGTTTCGTGCATCACCAATCTGGCGGCAAGACGGGGCCGCGATTCGTTGTCGCACGCGGAGGTGCTGGAGACGGCGGGAAAAGTGAAAACGATGGCAGCGTTCCTGCTCAAAGAGTTTGCCCGGTTGTATGGCCAACATCAGTAA